From Micromonospora echinaurantiaca:
GTGGCGGCGGCGCCGCCGGAAGGAGTGCACTGAGCATGCGGATCGCCATCGCCGGCGCCGGCAACGTGGGCCGTTCCATCGCCCAGGAGCTGATCGACAACGGCCACCAGGTGATGCTCATCGAGCGCCAGCCCAAGATGCTGCGGCCCGACCGGGTGCCGGCCGCGGAGTGGGTGCTGGCCGACGCGTGCGAGCTGACCAGCCTGGAGGAGGCCAACGTGGCCGGCTGCGACGTGGTCGTCGCGGCCACCGGCGACGACAAGGTCAACCTGGTGGTGTCGCTGCTGGCCAAGACCGAGTTCGCGGTGCCCCGGGTGGTCGCCCGGGTGAACCGGGCCGAGAACGAGTGGCTCTTCACCGAGCAGTGGGGCGTCGACGTCGCGGTGAGCAAGCCCCGGGTGATGGCCGCCCTGGTCGAGGAGGCGGTCACGGTCGGCGACCTGGTCCGGCTGATGACCTTCCGGCAGGGCGAGGCGAACCTGGTCGAGATCACCCTGCCGACGACCGCCCCGTACGTCGGGCAGCCGCTGCACGCGGTGCCGCTGCCCCGCGACTCCGCGCTGGTGGCGATCCTGCGCGGCAAGCGGGTGCTGGTGCCCAGCCCGGACGACCCGCTGGAGGCCGGCGACGAGCTGATCTTCGTCTGCACCGCCGAGGTGGAGGACGCGGTGCGGGCCGTGGTGCTCGGGCCGGACAGCGTCGAGCGGACCCGCGAGGCGCGCTGACCCGCCCGGGTGGCTCGGCCGGCCCCGGCGGGTGGCTCAGCCGCCGGCCAGCGGGGCCGAGCGGGTCTCCCGGGTCACCCGGCGGACGGTCCAGACGGTGATCAGCAGCAGCAGCGCGTACGGCGGGTAGCCCAGCGCCAGCCGGGCCACACCCAGCGCGGTGTCCTGCTGGGCGAGGTAGAGCCCGGCCTGCACGCCCACCTTGGCCAGCCAGACCACGCCCCAGAGCACGGTCAGCCCGGTGAAGGTCTTCACCAGCCGGGGGTCGTCGCGCCACTCCGAGCGGCCCTTGGCCACCAGCACCGACCAGATCCAGCCCACCAGGGGCTGCCGGATCGCCGCCGAGAGCAGCAACGCCAGCCCGTAGCCGATGCCGTAGAGGATGCCGGGGAGGTAGAAGTCCCGCTCGTCGCCGGTGCGCCAGGCGATCGCCGCGCCGACGGCGATGCCGAACAGCCCGTTGACCGCGTGCCGGACGGGCCGGCGCTGGACCAGCCGCAGCACCGCGATCGCCAGCGCCACCGCCACCGAGGCGATCACCGCGGGGCGCAGCTCGCCGAGGATGTTGGCGACCACGAACACGAACACCGGGATGCTCGACTCCACCAGCCCCCGCCAGCCGCCAAGCTGGTCGGCCATCTGTTCGGCGATGGTGGGCAGCCGCTCCTCCTCCGGCCCGGTGTCCGGCTCCGCCGCCCGGTGCTGTCCCGTCGTCACTTCGGCGACTCCAGCTCGTAGTACGGGTTGTAGATGACCTTCCGGTCGTCCCGGACGGCCACCCGCCCGCGCGCGGTGAGGTGCCGGCCGGGCTCGATCCCGGCGATGTGCCGCCGGCCCAGCCAGACCAGCGTCACCACGTCGCTGCCGTCGTAGAGGTCCGCCTCCAGCGTGGGCAGGTTGGTGCGCGGGGTGTAGACCACGGTGCGCAGCCGCCCGGAAACCGACACCACCTGGCCCCGGTGGCACTGCCGGGCGGGCACCCCGCCGTGCTCGGCGCTCTCCTTCTGCAGCTCCTGCGCCTCGATCTCGGCCTCGCTGGCCGTGAGCCGGCGCAGCATCCGCCGCAGCGGCCTCCGGTCCTCGTCGGTCGTCATGACCTCCGCGTCACCCTTCCACGCCGGCCGGCCCGCGCCGGCACTGCCCGAGCCCGGCGGCGCCGGGACCGTTCCGCCAGCGTACGCCGAGCGGGCCGGTCCCGGCGGGCCGGCGAAACGGCGGTCAGACCTCGCGGGGCTCCGGGGCGGGCCGGCCGGCCGCCGCGTCGGCGTCGGCTCCCCCGGCGCCGGCCGGACCGGCCTGGTCGGCGACGTCGCGGGGCAGCCGCAGCGGCAGCGGCTCGCGCACCGGCTTCGCCTCCGGGCCCCGGTCGACCACCAGCCCGTCGAGGCACTGCGCCAGCGGCCCGGCCGCGGCCGGGTCGACGGCCGCCGGGCCCTGGTAGACGCCGCGGACCATCCAGCGCGGCCCGTCGATGCCGACGAACCGCAGGTCGGTCAGGCCGTCCGGGGTGCGGACCCGGGCGCGCAGCTCGGTGCCGTACTCCCCCTCGACCTCCTGGGCGGCGGCACCGTCGTTGAACAGCGACTGGCGGATCTCCTCACGCACCTCGTCCCAGATGCCCTCGGAGCGGGGTGCGGCGAAGACGCCGAGCTGGAGCGCGTTCTCGCCGTGCACCAGCACCACCTGCTGGATCACGCCCTGCGGGTCGGCCTGCACCCGCACCTCCACCTCGGGCACCGCCGGGATGTGCAGGCTGCCCAGGTCGAGCCGCTGCACGCCGGCGGGCGCCTCGCCGATGTCGTACGGGCCACGGGCCGGGGCCGCCGAGGTCTGCTCGCCGTCGTGACTGTCGAGGACCTCGGTGGTCCGCTCGTCGCGGCCACGCCGCCCGGCGTCGGCCCGCTTACGGGAGAAGATCACTGCGCCAACCCTCCGCTGTTCGCACTCACCCTGCCACCTCTTCCGTCCGCCCGTCCGCCCCGCCGGCGCGCGGCGCGGGCGGCACCAGCCCGGCGTGCCCGCCGGTGGAGCCGTGCCCGCCGGCACCGCGTGGGGACGCGGGCAGCTCGGCCACCGCCTGAAAGACCGCCCGTTCCACCCGCTGGATGACGAGTTGGGCGATCCGGTCGCCACGGGAGATCTTCGCCGGCAGGTCCCGATCATGGTTGATCAGGTTGACCAGGATCTCACCCCGGTAGCCGGCGTCGACCGTACCGGGCGCGTTGAGCACGGTCACGCCGAGCCTGGCCGCCAGCCCCGACCGGGGGTGGACCAGGCCCACGTACCCCTCGGGCAGGGCGATCGCCAGACCGGTCGGGACCAGGGCCCGACCGCCGGGCGGCAGCTCGACGTCCGCGGCGGCCACCAGGTCGGCCCCGGCGTCACCGGGATGGGCGTACGCCGGCAGCGGCAGCTCCGGGTCGAGCTGCCGTACGGGCACGGGTACGACGTCGGTCACGGTTCCCCTCTTCCGTCCGGTTCACGGGGTGACCCTGCCATCCTGCCGGGTACCCGGGCGGTTGTGCGCCGTACCCTCGGACTGTGAGCCTGTCGCCATCCTCGCCGTCGCCGACGCCGCCGGTCTCGCCCGCCGCGGCGCCCACCGCCGGGCACTCCGAGCGGCTCGGCCTGCCCTGGTGGCTCTGGCTGGCCGGGGTGGCCGCGGCCGTCCTGCTCGCCGCCGAGCTCTGGATGGGTTACTCCGGGGTCCGCGCGTGGCTGCCGTTCGCGGTGCTGCCGCCGGCAACCGTGCTCGGCCTGGCCTGGCTCGGCCGGGTCCGGGTCGCGGTACTCGACGGCGAGCTGCGGGTGGACGACGCCCGGCTGCCGGTGCGGTTCGTGGCCGACGCGATCCCGCTGGACGCCGCCGGACGGCGTGAGGTGCTCGGGGTCGGCGCGGATCCGCTGGCGTTCGTGGTGCAGCGGCCGTGGATCAGCGGCGCGGTGCAGGTGGTGCTGGACGACCCGGCCGACCCGACCCCGTTCTGGGTGGTGAGCAGTCGCCGCCCGGTCGAGCTGGCCGAGGCGATCCTGGCCGCCCGCGACGCCGGCTGACGGCCGCCGCTCAGCCGGCGGCGGACGCGCCGGGCAGCGCCGGCGGGGCGCCCGGCAGCATGCGGCGCTTGCGGTGCAGGTCGGCACGGACCTGGTCGGCCAGCCCACGGGTGGCCCGCCGGTTGAGGTAGCTGGCGACCGCCGCCCCGGTGAGGAACGGCCCGAGCGTGGTCAGGTTGCGCCCGAAGCGCCGCAGCAGGGTCTCCCGCAGTTCCCGGCGGGCCGCGGTGCCGAGCACCGCCCCCACCCCGGCGCCGGGGATCATCGGGTTGATCCCGCGCTGGCTGGCCCAGGAATGCACCAGCGCGACGGCGCGCGGGGTGCCGCCGACGGGCAGCGGTACGCCGTAGACCTCGTGCAGCTCGCCGACCAGTTTCAGTTCGATCGCCACCACGGCGACCGTCTCGGCGGCCAGCAGCACCGGCGCGGAGAGCAGGGTCGGGGTGACCGCCCACTCCACGGCGGCGACGCCGCCGCCGGCCGCACCCACCCCGGCCGTCGCCCGGGCGGCGTTGCGGACCAGCCGGTCGGCGAGCGCGTCGTCGTCCAGGCCGGGAAAGTGCCGGCGCAGGGTGGCCAGGTCGCGCACCGGCACGTGCGGCGCGATCTCGGCGACCGTGTCGACCATCCAGCGGACGGCCGCGCGGGGCTTGAACAGGTCGCCGAGCCCACGCGCCCGGGCCTGCCCGACGAGCCGGGTGAGCAGTTGCCGGCGCCGGGCCGGCCCGATCTCGTCGGCGGTCAGCGCGGCGACGGTCGCCCCAAGCTCGTCGTCCGCCCCCCGCTCGCCCGCGCCCGCCTCGCCCACACCCGCCTCGTCCGCGCCGCGCTCGCTCATCGAACCAACCTCCCGGATGGATCGGCCGCCGCCGTGCCGGCTACCCGTTCCGAGTCAAGCAGTTCCCCCGGCCCGCCGCACGGCGACTCGGACAGCGGCGGCCCCCGCCTGGGAGCCGCCGCTGGTGGACCCGGTGCGGATCAGACGCACTCGCGGCAGATCAGCTCGCCGTTCCGCTCGACCGCCAGCTGGCTGCGGTGGTGCACCAGGAAGCAGCGAGCGCAGCGGAACTCGTCCTGCTGCATCGGCAGCACCTTGACCGTGA
This genomic window contains:
- a CDS encoding OB-fold nucleic acid binding domain-containing protein; the protein is MTTDEDRRPLRRMLRRLTASEAEIEAQELQKESAEHGGVPARQCHRGQVVSVSGRLRTVVYTPRTNLPTLEADLYDGSDVVTLVWLGRRHIAGIEPGRHLTARGRVAVRDDRKVIYNPYYELESPK
- a CDS encoding potassium channel family protein, whose product is MRIAIAGAGNVGRSIAQELIDNGHQVMLIERQPKMLRPDRVPAAEWVLADACELTSLEEANVAGCDVVVAATGDDKVNLVVSLLAKTEFAVPRVVARVNRAENEWLFTEQWGVDVAVSKPRVMAALVEEAVTVGDLVRLMTFRQGEANLVEITLPTTAPYVGQPLHAVPLPRDSALVAILRGKRVLVPSPDDPLEAGDELIFVCTAEVEDAVRAVVLGPDSVERTREAR
- a CDS encoding DUF3093 domain-containing protein; protein product: MSPSSPSPTPPVSPAAAPTAGHSERLGLPWWLWLAGVAAAVLLAAELWMGYSGVRAWLPFAVLPPATVLGLAWLGRVRVAVLDGELRVDDARLPVRFVADAIPLDAAGRREVLGVGADPLAFVVQRPWISGAVQVVLDDPADPTPFWVVSSRRPVELAEAILAARDAG
- a CDS encoding DUF3710 domain-containing protein; translated protein: MIFSRKRADAGRRGRDERTTEVLDSHDGEQTSAAPARGPYDIGEAPAGVQRLDLGSLHIPAVPEVEVRVQADPQGVIQQVVLVHGENALQLGVFAAPRSEGIWDEVREEIRQSLFNDGAAAQEVEGEYGTELRARVRTPDGLTDLRFVGIDGPRWMVRGVYQGPAAVDPAAAGPLAQCLDGLVVDRGPEAKPVREPLPLRLPRDVADQAGPAGAGGADADAAAGRPAPEPREV
- a CDS encoding DUF3159 domain-containing protein → MTTGQHRAAEPDTGPEEERLPTIAEQMADQLGGWRGLVESSIPVFVFVVANILGELRPAVIASVAVALAIAVLRLVQRRPVRHAVNGLFGIAVGAAIAWRTGDERDFYLPGILYGIGYGLALLLSAAIRQPLVGWIWSVLVAKGRSEWRDDPRLVKTFTGLTVLWGVVWLAKVGVQAGLYLAQQDTALGVARLALGYPPYALLLLITVWTVRRVTRETRSAPLAGG
- the dut gene encoding dUTP diphosphatase — translated: MTDVVPVPVRQLDPELPLPAYAHPGDAGADLVAAADVELPPGGRALVPTGLAIALPEGYVGLVHPRSGLAARLGVTVLNAPGTVDAGYRGEILVNLINHDRDLPAKISRGDRIAQLVIQRVERAVFQAVAELPASPRGAGGHGSTGGHAGLVPPAPRAGGADGRTEEVAG